In Sutterella faecalis, a genomic segment contains:
- a CDS encoding DNA-processing protein DprA, with protein MPLLSREDFQALYALEREAGSGLSVAELRKELSLTFPEGARVLTRGSEDYPQALDALADPPKVLCALGDLTLLDRQLLVSIVGSRNASSERCEAASFLASDLAARGAVIVSGLAAGIDRAAHEGALAAWTNESRRGRTAAVLGTPLSFPWPPENAMLYEEIVATGLALSEAPQAEGRRFDPNERMRSLKHRNRIVAALGTGTLVMAAAPGSSTLIEVDYALGLRRPVILWHECANEPWAKELLARDLRDGDGRALVAVARDAVEVEEILSPWSRVWWL; from the coding sequence ATGCCGTTGCTCTCCCGTGAGGATTTTCAGGCGCTCTATGCACTTGAGCGCGAAGCGGGCTCGGGCCTGAGCGTTGCTGAGCTCAGAAAGGAGCTCTCGCTGACGTTTCCCGAAGGCGCCCGCGTTCTCACGCGCGGTTCGGAAGACTATCCGCAGGCGCTTGACGCTCTCGCAGATCCGCCGAAGGTGCTTTGCGCCCTGGGGGACCTGACGCTCCTCGATCGACAGCTTCTTGTTTCCATTGTGGGCTCAAGAAATGCTTCTTCCGAGCGGTGCGAAGCCGCATCCTTCCTGGCGTCCGATCTTGCCGCGAGAGGCGCCGTCATTGTCTCCGGGCTTGCGGCCGGCATCGACCGCGCCGCGCACGAAGGGGCGCTCGCCGCATGGACGAATGAATCCCGCCGCGGGCGCACGGCGGCAGTGCTCGGTACTCCGCTTTCCTTCCCCTGGCCGCCCGAGAACGCAATGCTCTATGAGGAAATCGTCGCGACAGGGCTTGCGCTTTCCGAGGCGCCGCAGGCTGAAGGCCGGCGCTTTGATCCCAATGAGCGGATGAGGTCGCTCAAGCACCGCAACCGCATCGTGGCAGCGCTTGGCACCGGAACGCTCGTCATGGCGGCGGCTCCCGGGTCCAGTACGCTTATTGAGGTTGACTATGCGCTCGGTCTCCGCCGTCCGGTCATCCTCTGGCACGAGTGCGCGAATGAACCCTGGGCGAAGGAGCTTCTTGCCCGGGATCTCAGGGACGGCGACGGCCGTGCGCTTGTTGCGGTCGCCCGGGATGCGGTTGAAGTGGAGGAGATCCTTTCGCCCTGGAGCCGCGTCTGGTGGCTTTAA
- a CDS encoding DMT family transporter, with the protein MALPTAPVRRPIDLRAFLICVLLSMTWGMQQTAIKAAGTDISPMLQVGLRSAAAAVLLLIANRFFLHEKWNWNVRFRDVALVGLGFVGEFFFVAEGLRFTTASHMSVLLYTAPFFAAVGLSIRLPEERLSFIQWAGLFVAFAGIVTAFFVPAFLAGTSTGGELWILGDFLGLLSGVSWGLTTVFLRATTMNNAAPTQMLFSQLIFAAATLTPIAFLTGQATFIGTPVAWASLLFQIFIVSFASYLVWCQMLKIYLAARLGVLVFMTPFFGVLFSVLLLGESIGPAFIAGSLLMLAGLLMVQVRQLPHQRKH; encoded by the coding sequence ATGGCTCTCCCAACTGCTCCCGTCCGCCGGCCCATCGACCTTCGCGCCTTTCTCATCTGCGTTCTCCTCTCCATGACCTGGGGCATGCAGCAGACTGCCATCAAGGCTGCCGGGACGGACATCAGTCCCATGCTGCAGGTTGGCCTGCGCTCCGCTGCGGCTGCGGTTCTGCTCCTCATCGCCAACCGCTTCTTTCTCCATGAGAAATGGAACTGGAACGTCAGGTTCCGCGACGTCGCGCTCGTGGGCCTCGGCTTTGTGGGTGAATTCTTCTTCGTGGCCGAAGGCCTCCGGTTCACGACCGCATCCCACATGTCCGTGCTTCTCTATACGGCGCCTTTCTTTGCTGCCGTAGGGCTCTCGATTCGACTCCCCGAGGAGCGTCTCTCCTTCATTCAGTGGGCCGGACTTTTCGTGGCCTTTGCGGGCATCGTGACGGCCTTCTTCGTCCCCGCCTTCCTAGCCGGAACATCGACCGGGGGCGAGCTCTGGATACTCGGCGACTTCCTCGGCCTTCTTTCGGGCGTCTCCTGGGGACTCACGACCGTGTTCCTGAGAGCGACGACGATGAACAACGCCGCCCCCACGCAGATGCTTTTTTCCCAGCTCATCTTCGCGGCGGCAACCCTCACGCCCATTGCCTTCCTTACCGGCCAGGCGACCTTCATCGGGACGCCGGTCGCCTGGGCGAGTCTTCTTTTTCAGATCTTCATCGTCTCCTTTGCGTCGTACCTTGTCTGGTGCCAGATGCTCAAGATCTATCTCGCCGCGCGCTTAGGCGTCCTCGTCTTCATGACGCCCTTTTTCGGCGTCCTCTTTTCTGTTCTGCTCCTCGGCGAATCCATCGGTCCGGCCTTCATCGCGGGATCGCTCCTGATGCTCGCAGGCCTTCTCATGGTCCAGGTGAGGCAGCTGCCTCACCAGAGGAAACACTGA
- a CDS encoding cytochrome c3 family protein: protein MLRSLLTAVAATAILLGSAASAQAGEKLAEQHIKAGLQCQTCHGQDMKNPEMPTIETCTGCHNTKQLVAKTKNVKPTNPHVSPHYGDTLECTNCHLMHQESENYCNQCHEFDFKVK, encoded by the coding sequence ATGCTCCGTTCTCTCCTTACTGCCGTTGCTGCCACGGCCATCCTGCTCGGCAGCGCCGCTTCCGCTCAGGCGGGCGAAAAGCTCGCCGAACAGCACATCAAAGCCGGCCTTCAGTGCCAGACCTGCCACGGTCAGGACATGAAGAATCCCGAGATGCCGACGATCGAAACCTGCACGGGCTGCCACAATACCAAGCAGCTCGTTGCGAAGACGAAGAACGTCAAGCCCACCAATCCGCATGTCTCGCCGCACTACGGCGACACGCTCGAATGCACGAACTGCCACCTGATGCATCAGGAAAGCGAAAACTACTGCAACCAGTGCCACGAGTTCGACTTCAAGGTGAAGTAA